A single window of Stigmatopora nigra isolate UIUO_SnigA chromosome 20, RoL_Snig_1.1, whole genome shotgun sequence DNA harbors:
- the LOC144213425 gene encoding uncharacterized protein LOC144213425 isoform X1: MSAGTKRPKFQEELFDLQGYRPEEFPHRKMGDEKLPIKKEEDHVTWSLGESVKRDYLAVANEGLETENASAWSQIKEEEPEFPQQQHKREEQPAIKKEEQNINGSTGFRENLSPDGQEFVGLNELTQIKEEKPEFPRQQMREEQLPIQKEEYDATWSPGEALTRQVDLGRASGGVEPVNTSIWLQIKEYPEFPQQCKREEQPPIKIEDCVKCSTGEPFKSEDDLGVAKRGAELLGSSFTEAWRAENLIAPLSDCNDLLFDDDVEDVEKNSSGDKLKCFQCGKTFGKKSSLKTHMRNHTGKKPLSCTVCGKTFTQKGHLNSHVRTHTGEKPFACSVCGKRFTEKGNLKIHTRTHNVEKPFSCSVCCKTFTTKSNYEIHTRTHTGEKPFSCSVCGKAFTHKETLKRHTGIHTDEKPFACSFCGKRFTQKGSLISHARKHTGEKTFTCSVCGQTFIQKAHLNNHARTHTGEKKFSCSVCGKSFTEKGLLKRHTRTHTGEKPFSCSICGKAFSQKQVLQIHTRSHTGEKPFSCSVCDKAFSRKQELQIHTRIHTGEKTFACSVCGKRFTEKGNLKIHTRIHTGEKPFSCSVCNKAFSKNENLIIHIRTHTGEKPFLCSVCGKAFSRKQRLQMHTTIHTGEKTLVCSFCGKRFTEKGNLKKHSRIHTGEKPFPCSVCSKAFYTNENLIIHTRSHTGEKPFSCSVCDKAFSRKQELQIHTRIHTGEKPFSCSVCGQRFTKKASLIHHARTHTGERPFSCSVCGKAYSQKQALQRHTRTHTGKKHFPAQSVATDSLQQPN; this comes from the exons ATGTCCGCAGGAACGAAACGGCCTAAGTTCCAGGAGGAACTTTTTGACCTCCAAGGATATAGACCAGAAG AGTTCCCTCATCGAAAAATGGGAGATGagaaacttccaatcaaaaaggaggaagatcatgTCACCTGGTCACTAGGTGAGTCTGTGAAAAGGGATTATCTGGCCGTGGCCAACGAAGGGCTGGAGACTGAAAATGCATCAGCATGGTCCCAAATtaaggaggaggagccagagttccctcaacaacagcacaagagagaagagcaacctgcaatcaaaaaggaggagcaAAATATCAACGGCTCAACTG gTTTCAGGGAAAATCTTAGTCCTGACGGGCAAGAGTTTGTTGGCCTTAATGAGCTcacccaaatcaaagaggagaagccagagttccctcgacaacaaatgagagaagagcaacttccaatccaaaAGGAGGAATATGATGCCACCTGGTCACCTGGTGAGGCCTTGACGAGGCAAGTTGATCTGGGCAGGGCCAGCGGAGGGGTGGAGCCTGTAAACACCTCAATTTGGCTCCAAATTAAAGAGTatccagagttccctcaacagtgcaaaagagaagagcaacctccaatcaaaatcGAGGATTGTGTCAAATGCtcaactggtgagcctttcaagagtgaagatgatttGGGCGTGGCCAAAAGAGGGGCGGAGCTTCTGGGCAGCAGTTTCACAGAAgcatggcgagcagaaaatttaattgctcctttatcagattgCAACGACTTGCTTTTTGACGATGATGTTGAAGATGTTGAGAAAAATTCCAGTGGTGACAAACTCAAATGCTTTCAGTGCgggaaaacttttgggaaaaagtcttctttgaaaaCACACATGAGGAACCACACTGGCAAAAAACCCTTATCAtgtacagtttgtggtaaaacatttacacagaagggacacttaaatagtCATGTAAGAACAcatacaggtgaaaaaccatttgcttgctcagtttgtggtaaaagatttacagagaagggaaacttaaaaatacacacaagaacccacaatgttgaaaaaccattttcctgttCAGTTTGTTGTAAAACATTTACAACAAAAAGTAATTATGAAattcacacaagaacccacactggtgaaaagccattttcgtgttcagtttgtggtaaagcattcacacacaaggaaaccttaaaaaggcacacaggAATCCACACAGATGAAAAACCATTTGCGTGCTCATtttgtggtaaaagatttacacagaagggaagcttaattagtcatgcaagaaaacacacaggtgaaaaaacatttacgtgttcagtttgtggtcaaacatttatACAGAAGGCACACTTAAATaatcatgcaagaacacacacaggtgaaaaaaaattttcgtgttcagtttgtggtaaatcatttactgagaagggacttttaaaaagacacacaagaacccacactggtgaaaaaccattttcgtgttcaatttgcggtaaagccttttctcaaaagcaagtcttacaaatacacacaagaagccacactggtgaaaaaccattttcgtgttcagtttgtgatAAAGCCTTTTCTCGAAAGCAAGaattacaaatacacacaagaatccacactggtgaaaaaacatttgcgtgctcagtttgtggtaaaagatttacagagaagggaaacttaaaaatacacacaagaatccacactggtgaaaaaccattttcgtgttcagtttgcaataaagccttttctaaaaatgaaaacttaataatccacataagaacccacactggtgaaaaaccatttttgtgttcagtttgtggtaaagccttttctcgaAAGCAACGTTTACAAATGCACACAacaatccacactggtgaaaaaacattagtGTGCTCATtttgtggtaaaagatttacagagaagggaaatttaaaaaaacactcaagaatccacactggtgaaaaaccatttccgtgttcagtttgcagtaaagccttttatACAAATGAAAACTTAATAATCCACACAAGAAGCCACaccggtgaaaaaccattttcgtgttctgttTGTGATAAAGCCTTCTCTCGAAAGCAAGaattacaaatacacacaagaatccacactggtgaaaaaccattttcgtgttcagtttgtggtcaaagattcacaaagAAGGCAAGCTTAATTcatcatgcaagaacacacacgggtgaaaggccattttcatgttcagtttgcggtaaagcctATTCTCAAAAGCAAGCTttacaaagacacacaagaacccacactggcaaaaaacattttcctgctcagtctgtggccacagattcgctacaacagcccaattaa
- the LOC144213425 gene encoding uncharacterized protein LOC144213425 isoform X2, translating into MSAGTKRPKFQEELFDLQGYRPEEFPHRKMGDEKLPIKKEEDHVTWSLGESVKRDYLAVANEGLETENASAWSQIKEEEPEFPQQQHKREEQPAIKKEEQNINGSTGEPFRREDILGGANRVAQIVNCSLAEGMFQGKS; encoded by the exons ATGTCCGCAGGAACGAAACGGCCTAAGTTCCAGGAGGAACTTTTTGACCTCCAAGGATATAGACCAGAAG AGTTCCCTCATCGAAAAATGGGAGATGagaaacttccaatcaaaaaggaggaagatcatgTCACCTGGTCACTAGGTGAGTCTGTGAAAAGGGATTATCTGGCCGTGGCCAACGAAGGGCTGGAGACTGAAAATGCATCAGCATGGTCCCAAATtaaggaggaggagccagagttccctcaacaacagcacaagagagaagagcaacctgcaatcaaaaaggaggagcaAAATATCAACGGCTCAACTGGTGAGCCATTCAGGAGGGAAGATATTCTGGGCGGGGCCAACAGAGTGGCACAGATTGTGAACTGCAGTTTAGCAGAAGGAAT gTTTCAGGGAAAATCTTAG
- the LOC144213425 gene encoding uncharacterized protein LOC144213425 isoform X3, translating to MSAGTKRPKFQEELFDLQGYRPEEFPHRKMGDEKLPIKKEEDHVTWSLGGGARVPSTTAQERRATCNQKGGAKYQRLNWFQGKS from the exons ATGTCCGCAGGAACGAAACGGCCTAAGTTCCAGGAGGAACTTTTTGACCTCCAAGGATATAGACCAGAAG AGTTCCCTCATCGAAAAATGGGAGATGagaaacttccaatcaaaaaggaggaagatcatgTCACCTGGTCACTAG gaggaggagccagagttccctcaacaacagcacaagagagaagagcaacctgcaatcaaaaaggaggagcaAAATATCAACGGCTCAACTG gTTTCAGGGAAAATCTTAG